In one window of Poriferisphaera corsica DNA:
- a CDS encoding radical SAM/SPASM domain-containing protein: MSFPAIIIADTQHSFLGLPSRIADELLDRTILDITLTRLASIPEIDQIIIVHPESQAPQSLITTSIDKPLYYFPHNHTPNVTHRNWQSGRKWALTAWRGGLGWSSIFDESLPAKPLADALAHYKQDAAFIVRADWPLFDLQSASQLITRHREAPEALRFCFTQSPPGLAGYIASQSTFQQFTDHNASFGQILGYSHSQPMLDPISRDANIAIPPAVRDCNRRFVYDTARSVALVNQLASHLGKSLISATNLQIATAANEIETSNPLLHYQSLPQQITLELTPNRSLDGPLTVQHYITPDREPITIDHAHKVIKQIAVDPNNDIVLTFAGVGDSLLHPQYKEIIIAAHDAGVLGIALETDLHINNPDQLASLHDLPIDLLITNLNADSEQAYQRVMNSSDYNTPFFNIESLLNTRLQRQRDFNPAFIPWIIPSFLKTKLNLEDMDSFFARWMYHAKHALIRPFQTAIGKLPDLSPVPMQPPKRKPCSQLANRLTILSDGSVLQCDQDITAQSPLGNMSQQPLLELWQSQFTIYASHTQHCFDCNKLCASCSEWFRP; this comes from the coding sequence ATGTCTTTCCCCGCTATCATTATCGCTGACACACAGCATTCCTTCCTCGGCCTCCCTTCTCGTATCGCCGATGAACTTTTGGATCGCACCATTCTTGATATCACATTAACGCGGCTCGCCTCTATTCCAGAGATAGATCAGATTATCATTGTGCACCCTGAATCCCAAGCACCTCAATCGCTCATTACCACAAGCATCGATAAACCGCTGTATTACTTTCCTCACAATCACACGCCAAACGTTACGCATCGCAATTGGCAATCTGGTCGTAAGTGGGCACTCACCGCATGGCGAGGCGGTCTCGGTTGGTCATCCATCTTTGATGAATCGCTTCCCGCTAAACCTCTCGCCGACGCCTTAGCTCATTACAAACAAGACGCCGCCTTCATCGTTCGTGCCGATTGGCCACTTTTCGATCTTCAATCCGCCTCACAGCTGATCACACGACATCGCGAAGCGCCTGAAGCGCTTCGTTTCTGTTTCACCCAATCCCCTCCCGGGTTGGCAGGTTACATCGCCTCACAGTCAACATTTCAGCAGTTCACCGACCACAACGCCTCTTTTGGTCAAATCCTCGGCTACTCTCACAGTCAGCCGATGCTCGACCCCATCTCACGTGATGCGAATATCGCCATTCCTCCCGCTGTTCGCGACTGCAACCGCCGTTTTGTCTATGACACCGCCCGATCAGTCGCGCTCGTCAACCAGCTCGCCAGCCATCTCGGCAAATCACTCATCTCCGCAACAAATCTGCAAATTGCCACCGCGGCCAACGAAATCGAAACCTCCAATCCGCTGCTTCATTACCAGTCCCTGCCTCAGCAGATAACATTAGAGCTTACGCCTAATCGATCGTTAGATGGCCCGCTCACTGTTCAGCACTACATCACCCCCGACCGTGAGCCGATCACGATTGATCACGCACACAAAGTGATTAAACAGATTGCCGTTGATCCCAACAACGACATTGTGCTTACATTTGCAGGTGTTGGCGATTCACTTCTTCATCCTCAATACAAAGAAATCATCATCGCCGCTCATGACGCCGGTGTTCTCGGCATCGCACTTGAAACCGATCTGCATATCAACAACCCAGATCAACTCGCCTCGCTTCATGATCTCCCCATCGACTTGCTCATCACAAACCTCAACGCGGATTCTGAGCAAGCCTACCAGCGTGTCATGAACTCATCAGATTACAACACGCCTTTCTTTAACATTGAAAGTCTTCTCAATACCCGCCTCCAACGTCAGCGAGATTTCAACCCCGCCTTTATCCCATGGATCATCCCCTCATTTCTAAAGACAAAGCTTAATCTTGAGGATATGGACAGTTTTTTTGCACGCTGGATGTATCACGCGAAGCATGCCCTTATCCGCCCCTTCCAGACCGCCATTGGCAAGCTCCCCGATCTCTCCCCGGTTCCCATGCAACCTCCTAAGCGTAAACCATGCAGTCAGCTTGCCAACCGCCTTACAATTCTTTCTGACGGCTCCGTTCTTCAATGCGATCAGGATATCACCGCCCAATCTCCATTAGGCAATATGTCTCAGCAGCCGCTTTTAGAACTCTGGCAATCGCAATTCACCATTTATGCATCACACACGCAGCATTGCTTTGATTGCAATAAACTCTGCGCCTCTTGTTCTGAATGGTTTCGTCCTTAA
- a CDS encoding motility associated factor glycosyltransferase family protein: protein MKNHAPELACELADLQPAESFKISDSKSDLPAASLTVDGQAVALCSKYDPIKEATRMADQVDYSESATVFVMGIGLGYHVAEVSKRLGPKGLLIVWEPDPANLLVALTHVDHTPWLSRQHLIIFTGQPDRTTFQTKVEPYAFAITQGLRLFEHPAYRRLFPEQLTELNNHAKDIVAYARTCIATALVNNLRTHENLTANLPLYAAGASINELKDFAKGFPAVCVAAGPSLVKNVHLLQNPEIRKNIIVIAVQTALRPLLDRGITPDFVTALDYSQISARFYEDLPPLPTVTLVAEPKAHCTILDSYPGPVRTLSNEFNDVLLGDMATPKDSLPAGGTVAHLSLYLAQYIGCDPIMFIGQDLAFSDGLYYAPGTAVHQVWSSEINAHNTIEMMEYIRVMRMRGHLREATDHHGRTIYTDEQMATYHKQFERDFSNAPQTIIDATEGGLPKEHTIAMPFAESLEKHATEPTPSIPLPSTHLDSDRLSEVEKQIGNRMTDINELRQTTVQTIATIEDMMKNQRNKAKMVRLFDQLTEQREHATNDLAHAFNLITKLNVLGAYKRQKKDRLLEITTNDPYERQYKQLERDAENLDWIVQSCDEAITIFEQAMQRLSHALIQHQSPQPA from the coding sequence TTGAAGAATCATGCCCCGGAATTGGCATGTGAGCTCGCTGATCTTCAGCCAGCTGAATCATTCAAGATCTCCGATTCAAAATCTGATCTGCCCGCAGCTTCACTTACTGTAGACGGCCAAGCCGTTGCGCTTTGCTCAAAGTACGACCCCATTAAAGAAGCCACGCGCATGGCCGATCAGGTTGACTATTCTGAGTCCGCCACCGTCTTTGTCATGGGCATCGGGCTCGGCTACCACGTCGCTGAGGTTTCCAAAAGACTTGGCCCCAAAGGGCTGCTCATCGTCTGGGAGCCAGACCCTGCCAATCTTTTGGTCGCGCTGACGCACGTCGACCATACGCCCTGGCTCTCACGCCAGCACCTCATCATCTTCACCGGCCAGCCCGATCGCACAACCTTCCAAACCAAAGTCGAACCCTACGCGTTCGCGATCACGCAGGGTCTTCGTCTCTTCGAGCACCCCGCCTATCGCCGCCTTTTCCCAGAGCAACTCACCGAGCTCAATAATCACGCCAAGGACATCGTCGCCTACGCGCGTACATGCATCGCCACCGCGCTGGTGAATAATCTCCGCACCCATGAAAACCTCACCGCCAATCTCCCACTCTACGCAGCGGGCGCATCCATCAACGAACTCAAAGACTTCGCCAAAGGTTTCCCCGCAGTCTGTGTTGCTGCCGGCCCATCACTCGTTAAAAACGTTCATCTCCTCCAAAACCCAGAGATTCGCAAAAACATCATCGTCATCGCCGTTCAGACCGCACTCCGCCCACTCCTCGATCGCGGCATCACCCCCGACTTCGTCACCGCACTCGATTATTCACAAATCAGTGCCCGGTTCTACGAAGACCTCCCCCCACTCCCCACCGTCACACTTGTCGCAGAACCCAAAGCTCACTGTACCATCCTCGACAGTTACCCCGGCCCAGTTCGCACCTTAAGTAATGAATTTAATGACGTTCTGCTCGGCGATATGGCCACGCCCAAAGATTCTCTCCCAGCCGGCGGAACCGTCGCGCATCTCTCTCTCTATCTCGCTCAATACATCGGCTGTGACCCCATCATGTTCATCGGCCAAGATCTCGCCTTTTCCGATGGCCTCTACTACGCACCCGGCACCGCTGTCCACCAAGTCTGGTCATCCGAAATCAACGCTCACAACACAATCGAAATGATGGAGTACATCCGTGTCATGCGCATGCGTGGCCATCTACGCGAAGCAACCGACCATCACGGCCGCACAATCTACACCGATGAACAAATGGCCACCTACCACAAACAATTCGAGCGTGACTTCTCAAACGCCCCGCAAACCATCATTGATGCCACAGAAGGCGGACTCCCCAAAGAGCATACCATCGCCATGCCTTTTGCAGAATCACTCGAAAAACACGCGACAGAACCAACCCCCTCAATCCCACTTCCCAGCACGCACCTCGATTCCGATCGTCTGTCTGAGGTCGAAAAACAAATCGGCAACCGCATGACAGATATCAACGAGCTTCGCCAGACAACGGTTCAAACCATCGCCACTATCGAAGACATGATGAAAAATCAGCGAAACAAAGCCAAGATGGTTCGCCTCTTTGACCAATTAACCGAGCAACGTGAGCACGCCACCAATGATCTCGCCCACGCATTCAATCTCATCACCAAACTAAACGTCCTCGGCGCTTACAAGCGGCAAAAGAAAGATCGTCTTCTCGAAATAACGACAAACGATCCCTATGAAAGGCAATACAAGCAGCTTGAACGTGATGCTGAAAACCTCGACTGGATTGTTCAATCCTGTGATGAAGCCATCACAATCTTCGAACAGGCAATGCAGCGTCTATCCCACGCTCTCATTCAACATCAATCCCCACAGCCCGCTTGA
- a CDS encoding Dabb family protein encodes MAVEHIVWVKFNDGVSEEKKAELVDGLKGLESKVPGIERFTIGKNFTDRAKGFGLGFVVTLESKEALKVYAEHPEHVKVAVELKANAELMAMDYEF; translated from the coding sequence ATGGCTGTTGAGCATATTGTCTGGGTAAAATTCAACGATGGCGTGAGCGAAGAGAAGAAAGCGGAATTGGTTGATGGATTAAAGGGTTTGGAGTCAAAGGTGCCAGGGATTGAGCGGTTTACGATCGGAAAAAATTTCACGGACCGCGCGAAGGGGTTTGGGCTTGGATTTGTGGTTACATTGGAATCCAAGGAAGCTCTAAAGGTTTATGCGGAGCATCCGGAGCATGTGAAAGTGGCGGTTGAGCTTAAAGCAAATGCTGAGCTGATGGCAATGGACTATGAGTTTTAG
- a CDS encoding tetratricopeptide repeat protein: MSETSSNKTLFAAFAVFIAVIAMCFGTYIFLFDSEEPTPEQIADKQVELADRLDKLQNSFVLAMENQRPAPELIGEIAAYAKENPDSASAQVLDGQAQLYIRNFQAAYDALERALQLDPNQYQTEMLTGTIAYDNLNNLENAVKHFERASQLNKTNPEPLLYLAQIRAQQDMAEEAFDYLNRAIAIDRNLPQAHASLADLYRKRELFDAASREYEIALEQSNNSKLQRQHSIYLFKYAQMLTEQGKPEEALPLIAEMTTSARMQPEVLAQIGEVWNDLGQPDQAALYFAQLVKADPANEAATALASQYYIIAGNAKDAETYMNHLRQINPASPKLQDLATQIADMKSQS, translated from the coding sequence ATGTCAGAAACAAGCTCAAATAAGACCCTCTTCGCTGCGTTTGCCGTTTTCATCGCCGTGATTGCGATGTGTTTTGGCACATATATTTTTCTTTTCGATTCCGAAGAGCCAACGCCAGAGCAGATTGCGGACAAGCAAGTCGAACTCGCCGATCGCCTCGACAAGCTACAAAACAGCTTCGTCCTTGCGATGGAAAATCAAAGGCCCGCTCCCGAGCTGATCGGTGAGATTGCTGCATACGCCAAAGAAAACCCAGATTCAGCATCGGCTCAGGTTCTTGATGGTCAGGCTCAGCTCTACATCCGCAACTTCCAAGCCGCCTATGATGCGCTTGAGCGTGCGCTACAGCTTGATCCCAATCAATATCAAACCGAAATGCTCACGGGCACGATTGCCTACGACAATCTGAATAATCTGGAAAACGCCGTGAAGCACTTTGAACGCGCTTCGCAGCTCAATAAAACTAATCCAGAACCACTGCTATATCTCGCTCAGATCCGCGCACAGCAGGATATGGCCGAGGAAGCCTTCGATTACCTCAATCGAGCAATTGCGATTGACCGTAACCTCCCACAAGCTCACGCTTCACTTGCAGATCTCTACCGCAAGCGTGAGCTTTTCGATGCCGCTTCGCGTGAGTACGAGATCGCTCTTGAGCAGTCCAACAATTCAAAACTGCAACGTCAGCACTCCATCTATCTTTTTAAATATGCACAAATGCTAACCGAGCAAGGCAAGCCCGAAGAGGCGCTCCCGCTCATCGCAGAAATGACCACATCCGCTCGGATGCAACCCGAAGTACTTGCGCAAATCGGCGAAGTTTGGAATGATCTCGGCCAGCCCGATCAGGCCGCTCTCTATTTTGCGCAGCTTGTAAAAGCAGACCCCGCGAACGAAGCCGCCACCGCGCTTGCATCCCAGTACTACATCATTGCCGGCAACGCCAAGGATGCGGAAACCTATATGAACCATCTTCGCCAAATCAATCCAGCGTCGCCCAAATTACAGGATCTCGCAACGCAAATCGCCGACATGAAATCTCAATCCTGA
- a CDS encoding 6-carboxytetrahydropterin synthase, which yields MCVTDGSAAGGVLPPEATEKFNTWGGWPAMRGLSRWYEVEVICKGDADETGYFINISEIDQAVREQTLPYLQDMISGPGDPASAPIGEVVRGMINGLQPLLQEAVAEVRLHLTPMLSMGIESENMDKVTIRHEYEFSAAHRLHCDSLSDEANREVFGKCNNPEGHGHNYVVQVAVAMPIDPMGDVAHVEELDELVDTVVIKPFDHKHLNKDTEEFAALNPTVENITKMVWEKLTGKVDDLGSMPGAELVEVKVWETQKTSCVYRGE from the coding sequence ATGTGTGTCACTGATGGATCAGCAGCAGGCGGGGTTTTGCCACCAGAAGCAACGGAAAAATTTAACACCTGGGGCGGCTGGCCTGCGATGCGTGGGCTTAGCAGATGGTATGAGGTGGAAGTGATCTGCAAGGGGGATGCAGACGAAACGGGGTACTTCATCAACATTAGTGAGATTGACCAGGCGGTCCGCGAGCAGACATTGCCTTACTTGCAGGACATGATCAGCGGGCCTGGAGATCCGGCAAGCGCGCCGATAGGTGAGGTGGTACGTGGAATGATTAACGGTCTTCAGCCGTTATTACAAGAGGCGGTCGCTGAAGTGCGGCTGCATCTGACACCGATGTTGAGTATGGGGATTGAGAGCGAAAACATGGATAAGGTCACAATACGACACGAATATGAGTTTTCTGCTGCTCACAGGCTGCACTGTGATTCGCTGAGCGATGAGGCAAACCGTGAAGTGTTCGGCAAATGCAATAACCCCGAAGGGCATGGTCACAACTACGTTGTGCAAGTCGCGGTTGCGATGCCGATCGACCCCATGGGGGATGTGGCTCATGTCGAAGAACTCGACGAACTTGTCGATACGGTCGTCATCAAACCTTTTGACCACAAGCACTTAAACAAAGACACAGAAGAATTCGCTGCTTTGAATCCTACGGTTGAGAATATTACAAAGATGGTTTGGGAGAAGCTGACGGGCAAGGTCGATGACCTAGGCTCCATGCCTGGCGCGGAACTGGTGGAGGTCAAAGTCTGGGAAACCCAGAAGACCAGTTGCGTCTATCGTGGCGAGTGA
- a CDS encoding CbiX/SirB N-terminal domain-containing protein, producing the protein MNQTPTELNPNDHDLAHTGIIIVDHGSRREASNKMLEAFVEAFAEETEYSIVEPAHMELAEPSIETAFDKCIARGAKKVLVCPYFLLPGKHWHQDIPDLTKAAAKKYPDVSFVVTAPIGLHPMMRDVISSRIEHCLSHIEGAADECESCKGTGRCKLQKPE; encoded by the coding sequence ATGAATCAGACGCCCACTGAACTCAATCCAAACGATCATGATCTGGCCCATACGGGGATCATTATTGTTGATCACGGCTCACGCCGCGAGGCATCGAATAAAATGCTGGAAGCTTTTGTTGAAGCTTTTGCGGAAGAGACCGAATACTCGATCGTTGAGCCTGCTCATATGGAGTTGGCAGAGCCATCAATCGAAACGGCGTTTGATAAGTGTATTGCAAGAGGTGCGAAAAAGGTTTTGGTGTGCCCATACTTTTTACTGCCGGGGAAGCATTGGCATCAGGATATCCCAGATCTGACCAAGGCTGCTGCAAAGAAGTATCCAGATGTTTCGTTTGTTGTCACAGCACCGATCGGCTTGCATCCGATGATGCGCGATGTAATCTCGTCACGGATTGAGCATTGCCTATCGCATATTGAAGGTGCTGCTGACGAATGTGAGTCATGCAAAGGCACTGGTCGATGCAAGCTTCAAAAGCCAGAATAA
- a CDS encoding M20/M25/M40 family metallo-hydrolase encodes MLALSVGCVSQVSVGTQRIKVASASDTERYQAMVDYLASDELQGRGVGYSGLVKARDYLIVNLEEMAVRPGIINEQAASNQYTQRLSIRMPVVAKEKSLRVTQSHEVINEIVFDSNKMNVLGLSSSQSFVNKRVVFVGYGIVADAYEYDSYGDVDVDDAVVVMFRYEPMTERKSQWAKDLKIKVPWTEHASIPQKVKQAEGRGASAVVIVDPPSFRYSSLIPTDASDYGEKAVSIPVYHMKAELFEQMLELEGKQKVMMKRLESKANRGEDEPVEFQQIKLSGTVVVDRQNGQVDNVIGIVDGAGDLASEVVVVGAHYDHLGYGEVASRSGIHAIHNGADDNASGSALVMMLAEKYQQYVLEHQTDRRRTVVFTFFSAEERGLWGSRYMVNHLDQLALSEGFKVVAMMNYDMVGRIRENAIEMFESQTCSAWQDIAVEANHKIGFDLKIRENCPGMSDHNSFIGQQIPAVLFFSGMHEDYHRVSDTSDKINAEGAAKLLALSQLMLSDLVTRDSGLAYRDTESDSDSGLVNGSFLNWYTADVTAMRRRDLKAKETNASGFKIYWTPISKLLVSLRLKQGDQIVQINGVQIKDMNRLMTVIQGLDTGKQIELFVVRGQQMLKLTFTLKNL; translated from the coding sequence ATGTTGGCGTTATCCGTTGGGTGCGTAAGTCAGGTTTCGGTTGGTACTCAAAGAATAAAAGTCGCATCGGCTTCCGATACAGAACGATATCAAGCCATGGTTGATTATCTTGCATCGGATGAGTTGCAGGGCAGGGGTGTAGGGTATTCAGGTCTTGTGAAAGCAAGAGATTATCTGATCGTGAATTTAGAAGAGATGGCAGTGCGGCCGGGGATAATCAATGAACAGGCAGCGTCTAATCAATATACACAGAGATTGTCGATTCGCATGCCAGTGGTTGCGAAAGAAAAATCACTTCGTGTCACTCAAAGTCATGAAGTGATAAATGAAATTGTTTTTGATTCTAATAAAATGAATGTACTGGGTTTGTCTTCAAGTCAATCGTTTGTAAATAAACGTGTAGTGTTTGTGGGGTATGGCATTGTTGCGGACGCGTACGAATATGATAGTTATGGTGATGTGGATGTAGATGATGCAGTGGTTGTGATGTTTCGATATGAGCCTATGACTGAACGCAAGAGCCAGTGGGCGAAAGATCTGAAGATTAAGGTGCCGTGGACGGAGCATGCATCGATTCCACAAAAGGTAAAACAAGCGGAAGGGCGTGGCGCTTCTGCGGTTGTGATTGTTGATCCCCCTAGCTTTAGATATTCGTCATTGATTCCAACTGACGCTTCAGATTATGGTGAGAAGGCTGTTTCGATTCCGGTGTATCACATGAAAGCAGAATTGTTCGAGCAGATGCTTGAGCTGGAGGGGAAACAGAAGGTGATGATGAAACGTCTTGAATCTAAGGCGAATCGTGGTGAAGATGAGCCAGTTGAGTTTCAGCAGATCAAGCTTTCGGGTACGGTAGTTGTAGACCGCCAGAATGGGCAGGTTGATAATGTGATTGGTATTGTGGATGGGGCCGGTGATTTAGCAAGTGAAGTGGTTGTTGTTGGTGCTCATTACGATCATCTGGGGTACGGTGAGGTTGCCTCGCGTTCAGGTATACATGCTATTCATAACGGTGCGGATGATAATGCATCGGGTAGTGCGCTGGTCATGATGCTTGCTGAGAAGTATCAACAGTATGTGCTTGAGCATCAGACTGATCGAAGACGAACGGTTGTTTTTACGTTTTTCTCCGCAGAGGAACGTGGGTTATGGGGTTCACGATATATGGTGAATCATTTAGATCAGCTCGCGCTGTCTGAGGGGTTTAAGGTTGTGGCCATGATGAACTATGACATGGTGGGCCGGATACGAGAGAACGCAATTGAAATGTTTGAGTCGCAGACGTGTTCGGCATGGCAAGATATTGCGGTAGAGGCTAATCATAAGATAGGCTTTGATTTAAAGATCAGAGAGAATTGTCCGGGCATGTCAGATCACAACTCGTTTATCGGCCAACAGATCCCCGCAGTTCTCTTCTTCAGCGGTATGCATGAGGATTACCATCGTGTGTCAGATACCTCGGACAAGATTAATGCTGAGGGAGCAGCGAAGCTACTGGCGTTATCACAATTGATGTTGTCTGATCTGGTGACACGAGATTCAGGATTGGCTTACCGTGATACTGAATCTGATTCGGATAGCGGTTTGGTTAATGGCTCATTTTTAAATTGGTATACCGCAGATGTGACAGCGATGCGTCGCCGGGATCTAAAGGCCAAAGAGACAAACGCAAGTGGATTTAAGATTTACTGGACGCCGATCAGCAAGCTGCTCGTTTCGCTGCGGCTAAAGCAGGGTGATCAGATTGTCCAGATTAATGGTGTTCAGATTAAGGATATGAATCGTTTGATGACCGTTATCCAAGGGCTGGATACAGGTAAACAGATTGAGTTATTCGTTGTGCGCGGGCAGCAAATGCTGAAACTCACCTTTACACTAAAAAACTTGTAG
- a CDS encoding site-specific tyrosine recombinase: MPGLVGDGSAVCQAAVMAVDTVPFEQPVREFLEYCRLECGFAQATLMAYGADLYDLQNWLLDRGIGTWAKLTLEMIAEHLAWLHEKQRLVDTSIARHVATIRVFSRFMSVRGYVEVDPAEKMVQPKVWRRLPNVLGQEQIEALLSAPNREDVLGVRDVALMELLYASGLRASELSNMKERDLHWDMGAARVLGKGNKERVVPIGDAAMRALGEYVMEARPKLLGGKKHQRHVFLSRTGLPITRVVVWQIIKRHAKAAGLADVHPHTLRHSCATHLLAGGADLRVVQEVLGHSNIATTELYTHVDRSRLKEVVTRFHPRA, encoded by the coding sequence ATGCCCGGTTTGGTGGGGGACGGGTCGGCTGTATGTCAGGCAGCGGTTATGGCGGTGGATACGGTTCCCTTCGAGCAACCGGTTCGTGAATTTCTTGAATATTGTCGATTAGAGTGTGGTTTTGCGCAGGCGACGCTGATGGCGTACGGCGCGGATTTGTATGATCTGCAGAATTGGCTGCTTGATCGGGGTATTGGTACGTGGGCGAAGCTGACTTTGGAGATGATTGCGGAGCATTTGGCGTGGTTGCATGAGAAGCAACGGTTGGTGGATACGTCTATTGCGCGGCATGTTGCGACGATACGGGTGTTTAGTCGATTTATGTCGGTGCGTGGATATGTTGAAGTTGATCCAGCTGAGAAAATGGTTCAGCCGAAGGTTTGGCGAAGGTTGCCGAATGTGCTGGGGCAGGAGCAGATTGAGGCATTACTTTCGGCGCCGAATCGGGAGGACGTGCTGGGTGTGAGGGACGTGGCGTTGATGGAGCTGTTGTATGCGTCGGGTTTGCGCGCGAGTGAGTTGTCGAATATGAAAGAGCGCGATCTGCATTGGGATATGGGTGCGGCGAGGGTATTGGGTAAAGGGAACAAAGAGCGGGTCGTGCCGATTGGGGATGCGGCGATGCGTGCGCTGGGTGAGTATGTGATGGAGGCGAGGCCGAAGTTGTTGGGTGGCAAGAAGCATCAACGGCATGTGTTTTTGTCACGAACAGGGTTGCCGATTACGCGGGTCGTGGTTTGGCAGATAATCAAGCGTCATGCGAAGGCGGCGGGGTTGGCTGATGTGCATCCGCATACGTTACGGCATTCATGTGCGACGCATCTGCTTGCAGGTGGGGCAGATTTACGTGTGGTGCAGGAAGTGCTCGGGCATTCGAATATTGCGACTACGGAGTTGTATACGCATGTGGATCGGTCGCGGTTAAAAGAGGTGGTGACACGGTTTCATCCGCGGGCATAA
- the wbaP gene encoding undecaprenyl-phosphate galactose phosphotransferase WbaP codes for MSETTQTLENKSFTLPPPQHNPALTLSSSASPRLTILILILTDAFALLFAAILALIIRTPFQNGVSIPSYLPIVPIITLCIPAFALARLYPGIPLTPARELRTITLTISLFALTLAALTFLLKEGPTYSRAMLLLSWMFAIILVPFARAMTRSIFSHRPFWGSPAVIIGSGTTARTLLRSLIHRPEIGLKPIAIMRSPYSFSARSIFQTIPVITDLSPAINNPKLLRRATAVIAFADFDSDQYEKILNITSQNFRSTILLPAIQHHASLWVTTTDIDGQLSLKIRHHLINPAKRLTKNILETILILIITPILFPIFSLICILIKLDSKGPIFFFQTRIGKHGLPFQMIKFRTMQTDSHHRLEEYLNLNPSKRIEWNRTHKLQHDPRITRIGRFLRKTSLDELPQLINVILSDMAIVGPRPIFPKDVKRYQADFDTYTLVRPGITGMWQTHGRNTLTYPERVQLDLYYVRNWSIWLDLHILIKTIPTVLFGKGAY; via the coding sequence ATGTCGGAAACGACTCAAACACTTGAAAACAAATCATTTACCCTTCCTCCCCCGCAACACAATCCAGCCCTCACCCTTTCCTCATCCGCTAGCCCTAGGTTAACCATACTCATCCTCATTCTCACCGACGCTTTCGCGCTCCTCTTTGCCGCCATTCTCGCCCTCATCATCCGCACCCCCTTCCAAAACGGCGTCTCCATCCCTAGCTATCTCCCCATCGTCCCCATCATCACGCTCTGCATCCCCGCTTTCGCCCTCGCCCGCCTCTATCCCGGCATCCCCCTCACCCCTGCCCGCGAACTCCGCACCATCACCCTCACCATCTCACTTTTCGCACTCACACTCGCTGCTCTCACTTTCCTCCTCAAAGAAGGTCCAACCTATTCTCGCGCCATGCTCCTTCTTTCATGGATGTTTGCCATCATTCTCGTCCCCTTCGCTCGCGCCATGACTCGCTCCATCTTCTCCCATCGCCCATTTTGGGGCTCCCCCGCCGTCATCATCGGCTCAGGCACCACCGCAAGAACCCTCCTTCGCTCACTCATCCATCGCCCAGAAATCGGCCTCAAGCCCATCGCCATCATGCGATCCCCCTACTCCTTCTCCGCACGATCCATCTTTCAAACCATCCCCGTCATCACAGATCTAAGCCCTGCCATCAACAACCCCAAACTCCTCCGCCGCGCCACCGCCGTCATCGCATTCGCCGATTTTGACTCCGATCAATACGAAAAAATCCTCAACATTACCTCACAAAATTTCCGTTCCACAATCCTTCTCCCCGCCATCCAACACCACGCCTCACTCTGGGTCACTACCACCGACATCGATGGCCAACTCTCACTCAAAATCCGTCACCACCTCATCAATCCCGCAAAAAGACTCACCAAAAACATCCTCGAAACCATCCTCATCCTCATCATCACACCCATCCTCTTCCCCATCTTTTCTCTCATCTGCATCCTCATCAAGCTCGACTCCAAAGGCCCCATCTTCTTCTTCCAAACCCGCATCGGTAAGCACGGCCTCCCCTTCCAAATGATCAAATTTCGTACCATGCAAACCGACTCACACCACCGACTCGAAGAGTACCTCAACCTCAACCCCAGTAAACGCATCGAATGGAACCGTACCCACAAACTCCAACACGACCCCCGCATCACACGCATCGGCCGCTTCCTACGCAAAACCTCCCTCGATGAACTCCCCCAACTCATCAACGTCATCCTCAGCGACATGGCCATCGTCGGCCCCCGCCCTATCTTTCCCAAAGACGTCAAACGCTATCAAGCCGACTTCGACACCTACACGCTCGTCCGACCCGGCATCACCGGCATGTGGCAAACCCACGGCCGAAACACGCTCACATATCCCGAACGCGTTCAACTCGATCTCTACTACGTCCGCAACTGGTCTATCTGGCTCGACCTCCACATCCTCATCAAAACCATACCCACCGTCCTCTTTGGCAAAGGCGCCTACTAA